DNA from Carassius carassius chromosome 25, fCarCar2.1, whole genome shotgun sequence:
GCGTAACACAATTCAGGAAAAGGCAGAGGAGATACAAAATTGGTTTGAGCCTTATGTTTCTCAGGTCCAGAAGCAACTGGAGACAGTCATGGAGGGCTTGTAATACCAGTGTATATGGATGAGGTCTCATATAAATTAGAGGATGAACTTTTTCAATAAACTTTGGTTACATAAATGAAGGTATTGGAAATGTAAAAGTGGAATATACCATTAATACTAGTGTGAAGTCAGGTAAAGTGGGCCACTTTTTGTAAAACGTGTAATTTAGATAactagatgttttttttcttttctttatttcttttgttaACTTTTGTTACGGTCCagctataatattttaatttgaatacagTTCATATTAAGTGTTATTTGCAAGCTATATACCAGTAAACATTTTGAGATCATGCACTCCAGACAAATTTCTTTTCAGGTAAAATGGACCAttccttatttatcaaaaattattctgcattacaattaaaaatgtgatatatttacacatattatCAGACAAACATTTAACAAATCAAAAATTATATAACTAGGTTATGAGTAAAATAAGTCATGTAAATTCTTGTCTCAATTCATGCGTGAAATTCCAAACAACTGAAAGAACATGTGTTGACCTTAAATTTGATGGAATCTGAATATCAGAatattcagaaatcagaatattactctacaatatatatatatatatatatatatataaaatgttactttAACACAAGCAGTAAcaaaaaggaatatatatatatatatatatatatatatatatatatatatatatatatataaatataagagcATCATTAAAAATATCAAccatatgtaaaaatgtttttgtctatGTTCTCTAAACACTTTAAATGAACTTTAAAATTGTGTTCACAATTTAAGCTTTATATTCTGCAACTACATTTTGCACCTCATCCTTTCTTCATGCCACAGATTTACCTTCATGTCTCGACTTTTTCTATTTCCTTTCTTCCATCTCTGACTTGAATTTCCTGACTGCAGTCTCATTTCTGTTTTCTAAAAACGTGAACTATACATGTTAGATACAAAATAACCAGTAAATGtcaatttatttaatgaatttgaGTATAATTGCTGAAGGTTAAAGGTGAGCCCACTTCATATAACACATTCAGCCAAAGTGGGCCTGcaatatttaaataagaaaacgtatatattattttgcattttattccgTTAACTGtagtaacaaacaaacaaagcataACTATATAAGGCAGTTCTCCTTTTAGGTGTGGCCACACCCATAATGCATCATAATGCATCAAccaaaactattttattatttagagaATGTCTGTTTAATAAATGAGAATAAATATACTGGTAAAATTGTataacataaaattattttataacatatatatgGGTAAATGACGTCACTTTTATTTGTCTGAATCTCTTATTTAAAATTGCATAACAAATTACATCATACACATATTTAAATTTCTGaattaaagtcattttcatgTTTCTGTGGGTTAAAAATGTATGAGCCATTTAAAAGTTTGTActgtctggggggggggggtgttagcaTGAGTAGTagatactttattattattgttcttgaAAATAAACTGAGCTTTGTTCTAAAATACTAATACAAATTAATACTTTGTAACGTTTTTCAAACCAGCATAACgcattttcaatttaaaatctaatttctaACAATTTAACTATTTAGAACGTTTTTTACCTAcatttctcctttttattttatcagacatccttatttgtcattgacccatatAAGACATTACGATATATTTTGTGGGTGGTTTCaattaatataacaatattaaagttttaTGCGCTCACCGTACAACACAGTAATAAGATCCAGAGAAGTGTCCCACACCACACAGACCTCTCGGTCTTCCGGTCTATTACGGATGTTGTGTTTGGATACACCAGGACCCCAAAACAGACCACCATGAGGAGCATAATCAGatgtattaaatatgataaataattaAACGACACTTATATTCACAGAGTAGCAACGCTCTGAAATTAATGGACACTCGTAAAAGCTAATAATAAATGACCGTGCGCGAGCCAGGGATTAAGCGCGCAGCCCACATCGGTGAGTGCACGAGCCCCCTGTATTCTCCCAGAGGCTTGatgataattttttgtaatattttaattgcCCTACGCTAACTGCTTTATGTGGTTCATGGAGCAGATGACGACTTGGGCTGTAACAGGGAATCAATTTAAGTCGTGTTTCAAGTAAATTTATGTGAATGCTGTAAGGTTTAGTTTGCGAATTAGCACACAGCTTCAGGCGCGACCAACTAACAAACTCAGGCTAACAAAACCTTTGAATTACTATTTCAATACTATTTTCTGCACTAGTAGTAACGTTAAACGCTTTTGAGGAAAATGTTATTGTCGAGTGCACAAAAAACTCGGACTGAACGTTACTAATTTAGTAACGTTAACGTTCATAAACATTCATCCTACCCCTGTGCTTTTAAAATCTGAAGCGAACAAAACAATCATTTAGGGAGTTGTCAGTCTGAGTTGATTtagggtagaaaaaaaaaatcaaaacggGTAACGATCAGCGTATACGTGTACAAGTTGCCtttaacaaatacataattacaagaatcataattgtatattattatacagtattaattaattaataattaacttaTCTAtttgcacactgtaaaaaaaactgtatttaatgAAATCTAATATCTAAACTTAATCTAATTTAACTTAATCTAAACTATTTTGCACTCTCACAGGCATTTCATAAGAGCATTTtaactcaaataaatcatttgggTACCATGGATGGCGAGTTACCACCATGGAATAAACATGGAAATCATAACAGCAGGATTCCCTTTAATACTGCAGGGGAACATCAGCAGGTAGGTTACAGTAATTCTATTTCCGTAAATTCTGATAAAGTAATGACAGAGGAAAATTTTGGTGAAAGAGCAGAAGAGCTCTCTCACAGTACCTGGCTCCAAACGCAGTCAAAGGTAGGTGACATATGAAATGTAAGGCTGAATACCAACAATATTAGGTTGCATCCAGTTCCTCACTTCTAAACTCAAATATCCCTTCTTTATTTTTAGGGGCATGACATGATAGGAGACAGCTTTGCTGCTGGAGAACAAATGACGTCACTGTCATCCTGTATGAGTGGTGCATTTAAGGCTTTGTTACCAGATTACCATGGAACTTCTTCAGCAATGTCAGCAAACTCTGATAAATATTCCTATTCTCCTGATAATCATTGTCTCATCACACCTGGCATTGCAGTGGATAGTGATTTTTTGAAATACCCTTTGGATGAAGCATCAGCTAGTGTCACACATGTGCTTCCTCTCAGGTGTGCCCAATATGTGAGACATGAAAAGGTTTGTAACCTTTACACTCCataagcaaaataaatgttatttcttcATTGTCATTTAATATTTGTCTTTTCTCAGAATCAAGAGTTGGACCAGGGAAATGGCAACTGGACATCAGTGATTAAAGATGCTTTAGAGATGAGTAATGTAATGGAAATGGAACAGACTTTATCCATGGATGAATGTGGCCCCCTAATGGACTATAATCCTATATATAAAGGACCTGAAACTGAGGCATATTTTAAATTACAGGACCACGTTGATCTTCAGATTGCAGGATCTGAGAAGCAGGACGGACTAGGAGTAAAAAAAGAACCAGATTCCTTTATTTTAGTGTTGTCAGAGGATATCAGTAAAAATAAAGATGTTCTGGAAATGGTAGGTGCTGATTTTGAAGATCTTTTGAATGTAGATTTTGTAAAACAGAATGTAAATTAAGCCACCAAAgaacaaataattaatttattgtcatatatttcaaTGTTTTCAGGGGAAACATGAGGAGGCAAGCATCTTAGATGTTGGATCATCTCTGGAAAAAGAGGAACTTGGAATTACTGGAATTGGAGAACATGAGCCAGGATTTACCAGGAGTTCATACACtcctttttcttcatcagaaagtCTTAGAAAAAGTGAACCATGTCCAGGTACGCCTTTGGACAACCAGTCTGTTGATCACAACCTCCAGGTAACAAGACAATGTGGGCTGTTGTGCAAAGATGTCAGTCCTAGAAAAACTGCCAGTACAAATACTGGCTTCAAACATGCAAAAGTAAACGATGAAACTGTTCCTGAAAGTTATACTGTATATGGGCTTCATCATCCTGATCTTCAAAagggctgtctccaagcagagatTACAGATGAAAAAACTTCAGTTAATTCTCAAGATCATTTCTCACAGCGTAATGTGCAAGACGAGAGGGTAAAGACAAGCAAACCGCATGTCTCTGTAAGTACAGTAATAAAACAAAGTGCTGCTTATCTGCCAGCAAAAAATGAAACTAATGATTTTCAGGAGACATCTATTAGCACAGAACATGCTAAACTCAGTCTTAAGGTGAAAACAAAACTTGCCCCTGAAATTCAGAACTCCTCTTCAGGATCAGAGTCAGTTCTGAATCTACCTGTTTTACCCAACATGATTTACACTGATTATAAATGTAAAGACGCCCAGACTGAACTATCCAAAAGCGGCAAATTAAATGAGCTTTGTTTTCAAGAGAACAATTCAGAAAAAGTGACACTCACACTTCCTTCAACTTCTGCATTTACTGAAAGAACTAAAGATGAATGTGATATTCACCTCCAACAGAAACAAACCCCAACAAGTTTAACGGTTCTTCTGCCttctaatgaaaatgtaaaaaactctGAAAGAAGTGAAAAGGTATTTCTCAACATTATTTCAGAAAACAGTATTCATCCATCTACTGAGAATGTTCAGGAAGCTCCACCTTCTCCAACATCAATGACTGACTGCTCCTCTCAGCATAACCTACAGAAAGCATCACAAAGGTAtaagaaagcaagaaaaagaaaaaaaacggaGCTTGAAGCATTAAGTGGACCGATTGGATCAGAAATATTAGAGAGTGTTGACAAACTAGACATATCAAGATACGAGGCTGATAATGACAGCACTCCACCGAAAGAGGAGGACTTAATTACAAATGGTGATATAAATCCACCTGCACTTAGGAAAAAATGTCGAATGACAGCTACAGCAGAGACCCCACAAAAACCAGATCATAGCTGCCCTGAAGCCTCACAGGAAGAAGTACCATCAAACTCTAGGATCAACAGGAAGGCTATTTCTAGAaagaaactgaagaaaaaaacaaggttaAAGGCAAAAAACTCTGCTACCCTTAGTTTGTCTCAAAGCACTATCTTTTCCCCAGAGGACAGTACAACATCACTTTTTCAGGTCAGTGACACAACTCCAAGGAAAGGAGTCAATAATCCAACAGAAACCCAACATGTCCTCTCTAGTTTAGAGTCCAGTccagaaaaattacaaaaatccagaaaaaaggCTACAAAGCAAATGCTACAAAGCAAAGATGATCTGCATCAAGATGTTCCCACAACATTTTCAGAACTCGAGGAAGGAAAAAATAAGAATGCAACTACTCTGCAGAATAGACAGTCCTCACTAGAGGATCAAACTGAATCTGTTTCAAACTTTGTGACTGAATCTTCAAACATTGTAAGCCCTCAAAACAGCCCAAATAAATCAAAGCAGAAGAAAAGAGCATATATCCACAAAGCAGCAAAAATGCCCAATGTGTGCCCACAAGAGGATATGGAAAACATGATGACTTCCAAAACAGAAATTGTGAAAACAAAAAGTCCTCTGAAAAAGGCAGCTAGAAATGATAACAATGCAACTACTCTTTTGGAAACCCATTCTTCTATAGTCTCTGTCAAGCAAGTGGATTATGTTTCAAATGTAGGAAACAAAGTTGAGTCTCCTGTTATTCTCAACACACCAAGAAAGTCACAGAAAAAGAAATTGTCAGATATGTGTGTTTTGAATCCACTCTCAGAAACTGATGTTAGCATTGTACAACCAACTACAAAAAGATTtggaacaaaaaaaacacttgataaaaaaaattctcataaaACAGTCGGTGAGAACCGTGAACCTGCTCATGTGACTCTTTCCTCCGTTTATTCTGTGTATGCTACAGAAACTGACTGTTCAGGTATCAGCCAACAGAGCACTGAAAAGAAGTCAAAtaagaggagaaagacagacatcaAGTTTATAGAGGTACAAACATCCACTGCTAGCCAACATGATGACGTCATTCTACCGCCCTCAGAAGATCTTTCATCTATTGTGGTTTCTAATCCAGGAGAGACTGTGAAAGCCAAAGGAATTTctagaaacaaaacaaataacaacCACCTAAATGGTAATTTAGTTGAAGAAGCATCTTTATTAGCAACTGTGACACAAGAAAGTTCTAT
Protein-coding regions in this window:
- the LOC132104863 gene encoding uncharacterized protein LOC132104863 encodes the protein MDGELPPWNKHGNHNSRIPFNTAGEHQQGHDMIGDSFAAGEQMTSLSSCMSGAFKALLPDYHGTSSAMSANSDKYSYSPDNHCLITPGIAVDSDFLKYPLDEASASVTHVLPLRCAQYVRHEKNQELDQGNGNWTSVIKDALEMSNVMEMEQTLSMDECGPLMDYNPIYKGPETEAYFKLQDHVDLQIAGSEKQDGLGVKKEPDSFILVLSEDISKNKDVLEMGKHEEASILDVGSSLEKEELGITGIGEHEPGFTRSSYTPFSSSESLRKSEPCPGTPLDNQSVDHNLQVTRQCGLLCKDVSPRKTASTNTGFKHAKVNDETVPESYTVYGLHHPDLQKGCLQAEITDEKTSVNSQDHFSQRNVQDERVKTSKPHVSVSTVIKQSAAYLPAKNETNDFQETSISTEHAKLSLKVKTKLAPEIQNSSSGSENHISNHKLDGIPNDHSLYVYSHPDRLYVPPSRRVQRPVINLDPDEPEEEVSDSQNPGHELPNSEITSQSDGTHLPQATLDQETTNLNSSESIEMMANGQQNYSRKYQRSSSFVETSVDMDVETTPQEDLEESFECADCTEKLTSVLGLYEHYILHAMGDAYVQVN